One genomic window of Salvia miltiorrhiza cultivar Shanhuang (shh) chromosome 4, IMPLAD_Smil_shh, whole genome shotgun sequence includes the following:
- the LOC131022637 gene encoding vacuolar cation/proton exchanger 3-like, translating to MASPEAWLLENGNIKVLSKEMRNGRTAHNVSSSSLRKKSDRALLAGIRVGFLRNFLGNLQEVLLGTKLFVFFVAIPFAIAAKYFHFGSPWVFALSCLGLIPLAERVSFLTEQIALFTGPTVGGLLNATCGNVTELIISIFALIQNKVDVVKYSLLGSILSNLLLVLGSSLFCGGIVNISKEQKFERKQADVNSLLLLLGLICHVLPLMFKFTGKSDPELTALATLALSRASSVIMLIAYFAYLVFQLFTHRQLFQEQREEDAVDDDGDVVVSVESPVIGVYSALIWLVLMTGVVALLSEYVVATIEAASNSWGLSVCFISVILLPIVGNAVEHAGAIIFAFRNKLDITLGVAMGSATQIAMFVVPLSVIISWIIGVKMDLDLSLLETIALGLSILITALALQDGTSHYMKGLVLLLCYFVIGACFFVSWEPLNTANLGSNHTIKKWAGF from the exons ATGGCGTCGCCCGAGGCGTGGCTGTTGGAGAACGGGAATATCAAGGTTTTGAGCAAGGAGATGCGGAATGGCCGTACGGCTCACAATGTGTCGTCTTCCTCGCTCCGGAAGAAATCGGATCGGGCGCTGCTCGCGGGTATTCGGGTCGGGTTTCTGAGGAATTTCCTCGGCAATTTGCAGGAGGTTTTGCTGGGGACCAAGCTTTTCGTTTTTTTTGTCGCCATTCCTTTCGCCATTGCCGCTAAGTATTTTCATTTCGGAAGT CCATGGGTGTTTGCTCTGAGTTGTCTGGGACTCATTCCACTTGCAGAACGTGTTAGCTTTTTGACGGA GCAGATTGCTCTCTTCACAGGGCCAAcag TTGGTGGGCTTCTAAACGCAACATGTGGAAATGTGACGGAGCTTATCATTTCAATATTTGCTCTGATCCAAAACAAAGTAGATGTTGTGAAATACTCCCTTTTGGGCTCAATTCTCTCCAATCTCCTCTTGGTTTTGGGCTCCTCTCTCTTCTGTGGTGGCATTGTCAACATATCTAAGGAGCAAAAGTTTGAAAGA AAACAAGCGGACGTGAACTCGCTGCTTTTGCTGTTGGGGTTGATCTGCCATGTGCTGCCTTTGATGTTCAAGTTTACAGGCAAATCGGATCCGGAATTAACGGCGTTGGCGACGCTGGCGTTATCACGAGCCAGCAGCGTTATCATGCTCATAGCCTACTTTGCTTATCTCGTCTTCCAGCTTTTCACTCATCGTCAGTTATTCCAAGAGCAACGG GAGGAAGACGCAGTTGACGACGACGGTGACGTCGTCGTGTCGGTGGAGTCGCCGGTGATTGGGGTGTATAGTGCCTTGATTTGGTTAGTTCTGATGACCGGCGTCGTAGCGCTGCTGTCGGAATACGTCGTCGCCACAATCGAA GCTGCGTCAAATTCATGGGGATTGTCTGTCTGTTTCATTAGTGTGATTTTACTACCAATTGTTGGAAACGCAGTAGAACACGCAGGGGCCATCATTTTTGCATTTAGGAACAAATTA GATATAACTTTAGGGGTGGCTATGGGTTCAGCAACTCAAATCGCCATGTTTGTG GTTCCTTTAAGCGTGATAATTTCATGGATCATTGGCGTAAAAATGGATCTTGATTTAAGTCTCCTTGAAACTATTGCTCTTGGCCTGTCGATACTAATAACAGCATTGGCGTTACAG GACGGAACCTCTCATTACATGAAGGGGTTGGTGCTTTTATTGTGCTACTTTGTTATTGGGGCATGCTTTTTTGTATCTTGGGAACCACTAA ACACTGCTAACTTAGGATCTAATCACACGATCAAGAAATG GGCTGGATTCTAG